In the Apteryx mantelli isolate bAptMan1 chromosome 1, bAptMan1.hap1, whole genome shotgun sequence genome, one interval contains:
- the TLR7 gene encoding toll-like receptor 7, with protein sequence MVPHAKIPNALPYVLLFVFPKLLSGVWFPKSLPCDVEVSKATVTVDCSDRRLTEIPRGIPTNATNLTLTINHIPHVYPTSFAHLENLMEIDFRCNCVPVRLGPKDHVCTRTPQIENGSFAALARLRSLYLDANQLLEIPRGLPTTLRLLSLEANSIFSITRANLSELRNIEVLYLGQNCYYRNPCNVSFEIEETAFLDLKNLTILSLKSNNLTYIPPNLSSTLKELYIYNNMIQVIQEHDLIALHNLEILDLSGNCPRCYNAPYPCTPCPKGTIEIHPKAFQSLKQLKILRLHSNSLQRILSSWFENTRNLKELDLSQNFLAKEIGDAQFLKLIPSLVELDLSFNFQLQMYSPSLNLSKTFSSLVNLEILRLRGYVFKELKQENLDPLLHLRNLTVLDLGTNFIKVADLKVFKKFPALKFIDLSVNKISPSSGESNCYRFCPNPRNSVEQYNRQILQDMHYFRYDEYGRSCKSKDKEAASYRPLVNEDCLKYGETLDLSRNNIFFISPSDFQDLGFLRCLNLSGNAISQTLNGSEFYYLSELKYLDFSNNRIDLLYSTAFKELKLLEVLDLSYNKHYFLAEGVTHVLNFMKNLTYLKKLMMNENEISTSISTGMESQSLQVLEFKGNRLDVLWMDGNARYLSFFKNLTSLEKLDISFNSLSFLPPGVFEAMPPELRILNLTSNKLKSFSWGKLQLLEKLITLDLSNNLLLTVPRELSNCSSTIQELILRNNRIQRLTRHFLRGAFNLKYLDLSSNKIQIIKKSSFPENVINNLKMLLLHGNPFKCNCDAVWFVWWINQTQVTIPLLATDVTCAGPGAHKGKSVVFLDLYTCELDTSYLILYAVSASAVLGFMVFTVMSHLYFWDVWYSYHYCTAKLKGYRRLPLLDTCYDAFIAYDNKDPAVNEWVLTELVEKLEDQKVRQFNLCLEERDWLPGQPVFDNLSQSIQLSKKTIFVLTNKYMKSGSFKTTFYMAHQRLIDEKMDVIILIFLEKVLQKSRYVRLRKRLCRSSVLEWPTNPRSQPYFWQCLKNAITMNNTLAYNKLLQETV encoded by the exons ATG gtGCCTCATGCAAAGATCCCAAATGCATTGCCATATGTCTTGCTCTTCGTGTTTCCAAAGTTGCTGTCAGGAGTTTGGTTTCCCAAAAGCTTACCCTGTGATGTAGAAGTCTCCAAAGCTACTGTGACAGTGGACTGCAGCGATCGTCGCCTCACGGAAATCCCCCGAGGAATCCCTACAAATGCTACCAATCTTACCCTGACTATTAACCATATCCCACATGTCTATCCAACATCCTTTGCTCATCTCGAAAACCTCATGGAGATTGACTTCAGATGCAACTGTGTGCCTGTCAGACTGGGGCCCAAAGATCATGTCTGCACCAGGACACCTCAGATTGAGAATGGCAGTTTTGCTGCATTGGCAAGATTGAGGTCATTGTATTTGGATGCAAATCAGCTGTTAGAAATACCACGGGGTCTTCCCACTACTTTACGTCTGCTGAGCCTGGAGGCAAATAGTATCTTTTCTATCACAAGAGCAAATTTGTCAGAGCTAAGAAACATAGAGGTATTGTATCTGGGACAGAACTGTTACTACCGTAATCCCTGCAATGTTTCATTTGAAATTGAAGAAACAGCCTTTCTGGACCTGAAAAATTTAACAATACTGTCCTTGAAGTCTAACAACTTAACTTATATTCCACCCAATTTGTCATCGACTTTAAAGGAATTGTATATTTACAATAACATGATTCAAGTGATTCAAGAACATGACTTAATCGCCCTTCACAATTTAGAAATCCTTGATCTAAGTGGTAATTGCCCACGTTGCTATAATGCCCCATATCCTTGTACTCCCTGCCCCAAAGGCACAATTGAGATACATCCAAAGGCTTTTCAGTCCTTGAAACAATTAAAAATTCTGCGACTTCACAGTAACTCTCTTCAGAGAATACTCAGCAGCTGGTTTGAAAACACCAGGAATCTCAAAGAGCTTGACCTCTCCCAAAATTTCCTTGCAAAGGAGATTGGAGATGCTCAGTTTTTGAAGCTTATTCCTAGCCTTGTAGAGCTGGATCTGTCCTTTAATTTTCAACTGCAGATGTATTCTCCATCCTTGAACCTATCTAAGACATTTTCCTCCCTTGTTAACCTAGAAATCCTGAGGCTCAGGGGTTATGTCTTTAAAGAACTGAAGCAAGAAAATCTAGACCCATTGCTCCATCTTAGAAATCTAACAGTGTTGGATCTTGGGACGAATTTTATCAAAGTTGCTGACCTGAAAGTGTTCAAAAAATTCCCAGCTCTGAAATTCATTGACCTCTCAGTGAATAAAATTTCTCCTTCTTCAGGTGAAAGCAACTGTTACAGATTTTGCCCTAATCCCAGAAATTCAGTAGAGCAGTACAATAGGCAAATATTACAAGATATGCATTATTTCAGGTATGATGAGTATGGGCGAAGTTGCAAGTCCAAAGACAAAGAGGCTGCTTCCTACCGACCTTTAGTTAATGAGGATTGCCTGAAATATGGAGAAACTTTGGACTTAAGCAGAaataacatattttttattagccCCTCAGATTTCCAGGATCTTGGTTTTCTCAGATGCCTCAACTTGTCAGGTAATGCCATAAGCCAAACTTTAAATGGAAGTGAATTCTACTACCTGTCTGAACTGAAATATCTGGATTTTTCTAACAATCGGATCGATTTGCTATACTCAACTGCTTTCAAAGAGCTGAAACTTCTAGAAGTTCTAGATCTAAGCTATAACAAACATTACTTTCTTGCAGAAGGCGTTACACATGTGCTAAATTTTATGAAAAACTTGACTTATCTGAAGAAGTTGATGATGAATGAGAATGAGATTTCTACCTCTATTAGCACAGGGATGGAAAGCCAATCTCTTCAAGTTTTAGAATTCAAAGGAAATCGTTTAGATGTTTTATGGATGGATGGAAATGCTAGATACCTGTCATTCTTCAAGAATCTGACCAGTCTAGAGAAACTGGATATTTCCTTCAATTCTCTCAGTTTTTTGCCTCCTGGTGTTTTTGAAGCTATGCCTCCAGAACTCAGGATACTCAACTTAACCAGTAACAAGCTGAAGAGTTTCAGCTGGGGAAAACTCCAGTTACTGGAGAAACTAATAACGTTGGACCTTAGCAATAACCTTCTGCTTACAGTTCCCCGAGAACTGTCTAATTGCTCTTCAACCATCCAAGAACTGATACTCCGAAACAATCGCATTCAACGGCTAACTAGACATTTTCTCAGAGgtgcttttaatttgaaatacttgGACCTCAGCTCAAACAAGATTCAAATAATTAAGAAATCTAGTTTTCCTGAAAATGTCATCAACAATCTGaagatgttgcttttgcacggaaATCCTTTCAAATGCAATTGTGATGCAGTATGGTTTGTTTGGTGGATCAATCAGACCCAAGTGACTATTCCACTCCTGGCCACAGATGTGACCTGTGCTGGCCCGGGGGCACATAAAGGAAAGAGCGTGGTTTTCTTAGATCTCTATACCTGTGAGCTGGACACCTCCTATTTGATCCTGTATGCTGTGTCAGCTTCAGCTGTCCTAGGTTTTATGGTGTTCACAGTTATGAGCCATCTCTATTTCTGGGATGTGTGGTATAGTTACCATTACTGTACTGCCAAGTTGAAGGGCTATCGCCGTTTACCTTTACTGGATACTTGCTATGATGCTTTTATTGCCTATGACAATAAAGATCCAGCTGTGAATGAGTGGGTGCTGACAGAATTGGTTGAAAAATTGGAAGATCAAAAAGTCAGACAGTTCAACCTATGCCTGGAAGAAAGGGACTGGCTCCCAGGACAGCCAGTCTTTGACAACCTTTCCCAGAGTATTCAGCTGAGCAAAAAGACCATATTTGTCCTGACCAACAAATATATGAAAAGTGGAAGCTTCAAGACAACATTTTACATGGCCCACCAGCGACTTATAGATGAAAAAATGGATGtaattattttgatatttcttGAGAAGGTTTTGCAGAAGTCCCGGTATGTCCGGTTGAGGAAGAGGCTGTGCAGAAGTTCTGTCCTGGAATGGCCAACTAACCCTCGATCTCAGCCTTACTTCTGGCAGTGCCTGAAAAATGCAATAACTATGAACAATACCCTGGCTTACAACAAACTTCTCCAAGAAACCGTTTAG